The genomic stretch TTTCAATGGCATCGGGCAGTAACTCTGCTGTGCGCTGAAAACTCGGATAAGCCCCAAAAGGTGTGATGCGCTTTTGCCGCAGTTCAATCACCATACGCCCAATGCGCATATCGTTTCTCATCAGGTCGGTAAAACAGACGTACATCGGTATTTCGCCGTTCAACCTGTTGATATACAGAATGTTGGGGTGCTCCGTTTTGTATTTTTCGCGGTCAAACGCAAGCATTAGCGAGTCGTAGGTGGTGTTGTAGTTGTAAGGTTCGCCGTTGCCGTCAAAGAGTAAAACGTTGGTTTCGTAGTTGTCAAAATACTTGTCTATGTGCTGTTTTTTTATTTTTTGGATGATGATGTCCTTGCTGGAATAGGATGTCAGCATCCGGTTGATGATGGTTTGGTCTACCTGAATTTTTTTTAGCGACTGTTGCAGAAGAAATTCGCCCAGTTTGTCATTGCCCTCTACCAGTTGAGCGGCTACCTTGTATTTGTTTTCCATGCGTATTTGCTGCTCGAACTGATAAATGGCAAATGCTCCCATCGTAGCGGTTACGGTAGCGCTCAAACACAGGTACAAATAAGAGAAGTAGTTAAAACTTTTCACCTTGCGGGTCAAATTGCCCATGCTGACAATCAGCAGGTAAACCGTACAAAGCATCAGCGTGTACCACTCTATATCGGCATGGGCGATTTGCAGCAGCACCGCCGAAATTAGCCCGCCAATGACAATGGCCGCCGCCATTCGCCGACGGTCGGGCAGCATGGAACTTGCCAGCCGCATGGAGATGTGGCTGATGAAGAAAAATACAAAACTGCTGAGCAAAAAAATCAGCAAACTGGTGATTTTCAATACGTCAAAGCTCGGTTCAAAAGTGATGTCTAACCTGATTTGGGAGTTGAAGTACAGATTGCGCAACAGCGAAAAGTGGAAAAAGAAAAAGGCATGTGAAAAAATCGCCAACAAGATGCTGCCTACCCATGCATAGCGTGTGCGCAAAATCTGCAAATGCTGCCGTTCAATCAGTCGGGGGTAATACAGGTAGCTGTAACTGCAAATCAGAAATACGAACAGGATATTGATAAACAAATCGGCAAGTGAGCGGGAAATAACCGACGAAGCAAAACTGGAAGAACTGAACAAGGGCAGTCGGTTAAAGGCTGCGGGGTCGTTAGCCAGCAGCAATACGAGCCTTGCCCCTATCAAAAATGTGGCCAGCAGTATCAGGCCGTCGGAGTAGCGGGCATCTGCCAGATAGGCATTGATTTGATGTCGCACCAACCATCCGGCCAGCAGCAAACTGCCAATAACGAGCAGCAGAATCAGGTTTTCCTCCGATAAACCGCCGCTGAAATGGTAATTATCGGGCAGGATGACCGAAAAAAGATACCGCCCGTCTTCGGCTTTGATGGCAAATCCTTCTTCCGGATTGCGCGATATGCTCACTTTTTCATCGGGAAAAATATCCGGATTGACACCCGGTTTGAGCAGCGGAGCATTTGTTTTGTAGCGAAACTCTAAGGGAATCAGGGCTGCAAAATGTACTCGGTCGCCGTTGTTTTGCCTGACCGACTGTTTGTAGATGATAAATGTACCGCCTGCATGGCTCATGGTTTGCACGTCAAACTTGCCGTTCAGGTCTTCGCGGTTCAGCCAAAAGCGATTGTTTGTCCACAAAAGCAACTGGTTGTTCCGAAATACCAGCACGGGATACTTGCCTTTGAAGTTCAGGTCTTGAAAGCCAAGGGTGCGCCCTGCCTGTTCGGCTTGCTCAAACTGTTGGCGGATTTCATCTACCAGCAGGCGCGCCTGTGCAAGTTCGCCTGCCAAACGGCTATTGACCGACTGCAACAGAAAGTTGGTTCCGGGCAGTGGAAGCGGCAAATAGCGTTCTGCCAGCAGGAAGGCGAGCAATAACATACCCAATACCATTCCCCATCCCCAGCGGCGGGAAATCAAAAGAGAACGCAGGTATTTTATGCCGGCACTCATTTTTGCTTTTATCATTGCTGAAATTACCGTAATTTTCGCAAAAACCATGCTTGAAGCATCCGAATTGCGGCATGGTACATATTCACTAACATCTTTACACCCTTATAACAATCCTATGAAAACAATTCGCCGCAAGTTTGTTATTTCTTTCCTGATGTTGGCGCTGCTCGTGGTTTCTTCTGTGGCCGTTCAGGCGCAAAAACGCTCCGATAAGGATTTTACAAAAGCCGAAGAAGCCTTTCAGAAGCAGGATTACCCCCAGTCCATTACACTGTTCGGAAAAGTTATCAGTCGCTATCCCGACCATGTGGCGGCTTACAGGAGACGTGCAGAGGCTTTTATGGAGTTGAAAGATTATAACAGTGCTGTGGCAGATTATACCAAAGCCATTGAAATAGCCCCCAACGATGCCGATTTGTATGCCGGCAGAGCGGCGGCGCATCGTTT from Rhodoflexus caldus encodes the following:
- a CDS encoding sensor histidine kinase, whose amino-acid sequence is MSAGIKYLRSLLISRRWGWGMVLGMLLLAFLLAERYLPLPLPGTNFLLQSVNSRLAGELAQARLLVDEIRQQFEQAEQAGRTLGFQDLNFKGKYPVLVFRNNQLLLWTNNRFWLNREDLNGKFDVQTMSHAGGTFIIYKQSVRQNNGDRVHFAALIPLEFRYKTNAPLLKPGVNPDIFPDEKVSISRNPEEGFAIKAEDGRYLFSVILPDNYHFSGGLSEENLILLLVIGSLLLAGWLVRHQINAYLADARYSDGLILLATFLIGARLVLLLANDPAAFNRLPLFSSSSFASSVISRSLADLFINILFVFLICSYSYLYYPRLIERQHLQILRTRYAWVGSILLAIFSHAFFFFHFSLLRNLYFNSQIRLDITFEPSFDVLKITSLLIFLLSSFVFFFISHISMRLASSMLPDRRRMAAAIVIGGLISAVLLQIAHADIEWYTLMLCTVYLLIVSMGNLTRKVKSFNYFSYLYLCLSATVTATMGAFAIYQFEQQIRMENKYKVAAQLVEGNDKLGEFLLQQSLKKIQVDQTIINRMLTSYSSKDIIIQKIKKQHIDKYFDNYETNVLLFDGNGEPYNYNTTYDSLMLAFDREKYKTEHPNILYINRLNGEIPMYVCFTDLMRNDMRIGRMVIELRQKRITPFGAYPSFQRTAELLPDAIEKGMSYAIITNGQLTYSSSNFNYTPALLKDLAITDVQPDNIPVSRTINNFRHLMLSPKEGVQVIVSSPIYPAQNIIANFSFLFLILLGGKLLILIIYGLRQGMWQLLRAQMSLTARIQIYLNLAFFTPLIVVSVIITSLLNNQNRREIQEAYIEKAVTISTNAGIAADMEAYNKGAMSKDRLEDNVSKIAQLANVYMNLYSRSGRLLASNESFSYQSGLVTDLINPQALAELNMNPQGRTILSEVIGSLPYSSVYVAVRSAASGDITGIIGIPFFESQRNAEKRIISVLSSIMNVFTFIFLGMAVISYLASRVLTEPLRMITKTIGRTSLNKPNEPLNYSSADEIGLLVDAYNRMLKQLEESKEALSRSEKESAWREMARQVAHEIKNPLTPMKLTMQHLQRMLTPENPRVGRSLETLLSQVDTLSDIATSFASFANMPIPKNEEFEIGELLRQTCLLHHNEENANVTLQLPAGKFFVNGDRQLMGQIVTNLIINGIQAVPHGKQAHIQVALQRLENERVLISVTDNGVGIPDNIAGKVFLPNFSTKFSGSGIGLALAKRGVEHAGGRIWFETQTLAGTTFFIELPLLRTLAAGEQPTEELPTAFIKQVSQ